One part of the Microtus ochrogaster isolate Prairie Vole_2 chromosome 16, MicOch1.0, whole genome shotgun sequence genome encodes these proteins:
- the Ston1 gene encoding stonin-1 yields MCSTNPGGWVTFDDDPAFPSSQKAKDFPLETQGVCRPNGLKLNLPGLRDLPSASSSTSSTPLSSPMVDFYFSPGPPSNSPLSTPTKDFPGFPGIPKAGSHVLYPIPECSSSSLPTTAAGAGPPLSLTKPSSLPHAQLPSEHSCSQAPPRAGLEDDSSPQRARGEALQFESFRDDCAFSSPFWKDEGSTCQFPFDSPASRKLFSSRDKEVPMDQKSLNQCSLNYICEKLEHLQSAETQGPLGNVSMRSLCAGDMASSFVPHTLFRSQPKAGWSFMLRIPEKKNMMSSRQWGPIFLKVLPGGILQMYYEEGLEKPFKEFQLDPHCRLSEPKLENFNMAGKIHTVKVEHVSYSEKRKYHSKTEVVHEPDVEQMLKLGTTEHRDFLEFLTTVEEELIKLPAVAKPKKNYEEQEIYLDIVDNFWGRVSKEDGKLADRAVMTQISCLCFVNGAAECFLTLNDLELQKRDECYFEKEPEKRGIEILNYHFHACVKAEEFKQSRIIKFVPLDACRFELMRFKTSYEGDELPFSVKSTVAVQGAYVELQAFVNMTPGPQRSPHASSLRCCDNIMIHFPVPAQWIKALWTRNLQRQKSLKAKMNRRACLGSLQEPESEPVIQVTVGSAKYESAYRAVVWKIDRLPDKNSSPDQPHCLSYKLELGSDQEIPLDWYPFATVQFSMPEASASRTEVRSLGVESDVQPQKHTCLRACYNIQVEIEKKWIRTDGEDPDKASGCVTQ; encoded by the exons ATGTGTTCTACAAACCCAGGCGGCTGGGTCACCTTCGACGATGACCCTGCTTTTCCGTCTTCTCAGAAGGCGAAGGATTTCCCTCTGGAGACCCAAGGTGTTTGCAGACCAAATGGACTGAAGCTGAACCTGCCTGGCCTCAGGGACCTTCCCAGTGCTTCCTCCTCCACCAGCAGCACCCCcctatcctctcccatggttgACTTTTACTTCAGCCCAGGACCTCCAAGCAACTCTCCTCTTTCTACACCCACCAAAGACTTCCCGGGCTTCCCCGGCATCCCTAAAGCAGGGTCTCATGTGCTTTATCctattccagaatgttcttcaaGCAGCCTCCCgaccacagcagcaggagcaggtccTCCGTTGTCACTCACCAAGCCAAGCAGCTTACCCCATGCACAACTGCCCAGTGAGCACTCCTGCTCCCAAGCGCCTCCCAGAGCTGGTCTTGAAGATGACAGCAGCCCTCAGCGGGCCCGCGGGGAGGCGCTACAGTTTGAGTCTTTTCGAGATGACTGTGCCTTTTCCAGCCCATTTTGGAAAGATGAAGGTAGCACTTGTCAGTTCCCCTTTGACTCCCCGGCAAGCAGAAAGCTGTTTTCCTCAAGGGACAAGGAAGTTCCCATGGATCAAAAAAGCCTTAACCAGTGCTCACTCAACTACATCTGTGAGAAGCTAGAACACCTGCAGTCGGCCGAGACCCAGGGCCCTCTGGGAAATGTGTCTATGAGGAGTCTGtgtgctggagacatggcttcTTCTTTTGTGCCGCACACGCTCTTCCGGAGTCAGCCCAAAGCCGGATGGTCCTTCATGCTGAGGATTCCTGAGAAGAAAAACATGATGTCTTCCAGGCAGTGGGGACCCATTTTCCTAAAGGTTCTGCCAGGAGGGATTCTGCAAATGTACTATGAGGAGGGGCTGGAAAAGCCGTTCAAAGAGTTCCAGCTTGATCCACATTGCAGACTTTCTGAACCCAAACTCGAGAACTTCAACATGGCGGGAAAAATCCACACTGTGAAGGTGGAACATGTGTCTtattcagagaaaaggaaataccATTCCAAGACGGAGGTGGTTCACGAGCCTGATGTAGAACAGATGCTGAAGTTGGGGACCACGGAGCACAGGGATTTTCTTGAGTTCCTGACTACTGTGGAGGAAGAGCTGATAAAGCTGCCAGCTGTTGCGAAACCAAAGAAGAACTACGAGGAACAAGAAATTTACCTGGATATTGTGGACAACTTTTGGGGTAGAGTAAGCAAGGAAGACGGGAAACTGGCTGACAGGGCTGTAATGActcagatctcctgcctctgctttgtgAATGGGGCGGCAGAATGCTTCTTAACCctgaatgaccttgaactccagaaaCGAGATGAAtgctattttgagaaagaaccagaaaaaaGGGGGATCGAGATTCTTAACTACCATTTCCATGCATGTGTGAAAGCTGAAGAATTCAAACAGTCCAGAATCATTAAATTTGTCCCTCTGGATGCCTGCCGTTTTGAACTGATGCGGTTTAAAACGTCGTATGAAGGGGATGAGCTTCCCTTTTCCGTGAagtccacagtggctgtacaggGGGCTTACGTGGAACTTCAGGCCTTTGTCAACATGACCCCTGGGCCTCAGAGGTCACCCCATGCCAGTTCCTTGAGGTGTTGTGACAATATCATGATTCACTTTCCTGTCCCAGCCCAATGGATCAAGGCCCTCTGGACCAGGAACCTTCAGAGGCAGAAATCCCTGAAAGCCAAAATGAACCGTCGGGCATGTCTGGGGAGTTTACAGGAACCTGAATCTGAACCTGTCATTCAGGTCACTGTGGGGTCAGCAAAATATGAGAGCGCCTACCGGGCTGTGGTGTGGAAGATAGATCGGCTTCCGGACAAAAACTCAA GTCCTGACCAGCCCCATTGTCTGTCATACAAGCTAGAACTTGGATCAGACCAGGAGATTCCCTTGGACTGGTATCCATTTGCTACTGTCCAGTTCTCAATGCCTGAAGCCTCAGCCTCGAGGACAGAGGTGAGGTCTCTGGGAGTGGAGAGTGATGTCCAGCCTCAGAAGCACACGTGTCTGCGGGCTTGTTACAACATCCAG gttgaaatagaaaagaagtGGATCCGAACAGACGGAGAAGACCCAGATAAAGCCAGTGGCTGTGTGACTCAGTAA